In Candidatus Methylomirabilota bacterium, the sequence ACGGTGCACCGGCAGCGCGCCGATGACGCGCAGGAAGGGGCCGATGAGTGGATTGCCGAAGAGCGGGGCCTTGGCCACCGGGACGAGGCGGCGCGGGATCGTGGACAGCAGCAAGACGGCGTCCACCAGCGCGTTGTGATGATTGGCCGCGACGATCAGCGGCCCGTGTCGCGGGATGCGCTCGGCGCCCACCACGTCCACGCGCCGGTAGAAGACGGCGCCGAGGAGCCGGGCCAGCGCGCGGATGGCGCGGTACGGCGCGGGGGCGCGGAGGCCGCTCAGAGGGTCACGCGCTGGCCGTCCTCGGCCACGGCGGCCTTCCAGCCGAGGCGGCTCGTGATCGCGTCGCGCAGCGCCGAGGCGGCATCCGCCTCGCCGTGGACGACGTAGGTCATGCCGGGCGGCCGCTTGAACCCGCCGAGCCAGCGCAGGATCTCCTCGCGGTCGGCGTGGGCCGAGTAGGCATCGCTGATCATGATCGTCGCGCGCACCGGCACCGTGACCCCGAGCATCTTCACCTCGGTCGCGCCGTCCTTGAGCAGCCGCCCGCGGGTGCCCGCGGCCTGATAGCCGACGAACAGCACCGTCGTCTTCGGGTCGGGCAGGAGACGCTCGAGGTGATGGAGGATGCGCCCGCCGGTGGCCATGCCGCTGCCCGCCACGATGATGCCGGGCCCGGCCGCCTCGTTGAGCCGCTTGGAGTCCTCCACGGTGCGCGACAGCGTGAAGCGGCGCGGCGCGAAGGGCTTGGCGCCGTCCGCCTCGAGGCGGCCCAGCTCGGCGTCCTGCTCGTCGGTGTGGGCCGCGTAGATGGCGGTGGCCTGGATGGCCATCGGGCTGTCCAGGAAGACCGGGATGCTGGGGATCGCGCCGCTCTGCTCGAGCGCCCGCAGATCGTAGAGGATCTCCTGGGAGCGTCCCACCGCGAAGGCCGGAATCAGGAGCCAGCCCTTCTGGTCGACCGCGCGTCGCACCGCCGCGGTCAATCGCTCGAGGGGGTCGTCGGCGGGATGCACGCGGTTGCCGTAGGTCGATTCCACCAGGAGCACGTCGGCCTCCGCCACCGGGGCGGGATCCACCATGATCGGCACGTCGTAGCGGCCGAGGTCCCCGGAGAACACGAGCCGCCCGCCCTCGAGCGCGCAGGTCACCAGCCCGGCGCCCAGGATGTGCCCCGACGGGGTGAACCGCGCCTCCACGCCGGGCGCCGGCGTGAACCGCTGGCCGAAGTCCACGCGCGTCACCCCGGCGAGGGCGCGGGCCGCGTCCTCGCCGGTATACAGCGGCAGCGCCGGCGCGTGCTTGCTCGTCTTGTGGCGGTTGGCGAACTCGGCTTCCTCCTCCTGCAGGTGTGCGGCGTCCGGCAGCATGACCGCCAGGAGATCGGCGGTGCCGCCGGTGGCGTAGATCGGGCCCGTGAAGCCGTCGCGGCAGAGCCGCGGCAGATAGCCGGAGTGGTCGATGTGGGCGTGGCTCAGGATCACCGCGCCGAGGCGCTTCGGATCGACGGGCGGCGGCGCCCAGTTGCGCAGCCGCAGCGGCTTCAGCCCCTGGAACAGCCCGCAGTCGAGCAACAGCCGCCCCCGTCCGTTCTCCAGCAGGTGCTTGGAGCCGGTGACGGTACCGCCGGCGCCCCCGAGGAAGGTGAGGGTCGCGCTCACTCGGAGACGGGCTCGGCGGCCGGCTGGCTACGGGCCCCGCGCGCCGGATACGGCCCGGCGCCCACGGGGAAATCGAACACCTCCTGCTCGGCCGACTCCACCCCCAGCGTGACCAGCCGCTCGATGTCGAGACGCGCCTCGAGCGCGGCGACCTGGGCCGACTGCACGCGCGTGTCGGGATGGCGCGGGGTGAACAGCGTGCAGCAGTCGGCGTCGGGCTCGATGGAGATCTCGAAGGTCCCGAGCGCACGTGCCTGGTCGGTGATCTCGAGCTTGTCCATCCCGATCAGCGGACGGAGGATCGGCATCGAGGCCACCTCGTCGATCCGGGTGATGTTGGCGAGCGTCTGCGAGGCCACCTGCCCCAGGCTCTCTCCGGTGACCAGCGCGGGCGCCCCCGCGTGACGGGCGAGGCGCTCGGCGATGCGCACCATGAGCCGGCGGTAGACCACCACGCGGGTCGGCGGGGGCACCGACAGCACGACCTCCCGCTGAATCTCGCCGAACGGGACCAGGAACAGGCGCGAGTAGTACTGCCACTGGGTGAGCCGAGCCACCAGGTCGCGTACCTTCGGCCGCGAGAGATCGGGCAGGTAGGGCACGCTGTGGAAGTGCACGAACACCACCCGACAGCCGCGCTTCATGAGCCGCCAGGCGGCGACCGGGGAGTCGATGCCGCCGGAGAGAAGCGCGGCCACCGTGCCGCTGGCGCCCACCGGCAGCCCGCCCGCGCCGGGGTCGCGATCGGCGTAGACGAAGGCCTCGCCGGGCAGCACCTCGA encodes:
- a CDS encoding MBL fold metallo-hydrolase; translation: MSATLTFLGGAGGTVTGSKHLLENGRGRLLLDCGLFQGLKPLRLRNWAPPPVDPKRLGAVILSHAHIDHSGYLPRLCRDGFTGPIYATGGTADLLAVMLPDAAHLQEEEAEFANRHKTSKHAPALPLYTGEDAARALAGVTRVDFGQRFTPAPGVEARFTPSGHILGAGLVTCALEGGRLVFSGDLGRYDVPIMVDPAPVAEADVLLVESTYGNRVHPADDPLERLTAAVRRAVDQKGWLLIPAFAVGRSQEILYDLRALEQSGAIPSIPVFLDSPMAIQATAIYAAHTDEQDAELGRLEADGAKPFAPRRFTLSRTVEDSKRLNEAAGPGIIVAGSGMATGGRILHHLERLLPDPKTTVLFVGYQAAGTRGRLLKDGATEVKMLGVTVPVRATIMISDAYSAHADREEILRWLGGFKRPPGMTYVVHGEADAASALRDAITSRLGWKAAVAEDGQRVTL
- the thiI gene encoding tRNA uracil 4-sulfurtransferase ThiI codes for the protein MTGATPAAILHYHEISLKRGNRPLFLRHLQQNVRRAIGDLGPVRLEQLPGRIVLDLTGHPDPARVRERLARVCGVANYSLAVRTGVSREALRAAVGQVIASREFGSFRITARRAFKTFPMTSVEMNRDLGAHVLSLRPQCRVSLEHPECNVHVEVLPGEAFVYADRDPGAGGLPVGASGTVAALLSGGIDSPVAAWRLMKRGCRVVFVHFHSVPYLPDLSRPKVRDLVARLTQWQYYSRLFLVPFGEIQREVVLSVPPPTRVVVYRRLMVRIAERLARHAGAPALVTGESLGQVASQTLANITRIDEVASMPILRPLIGMDKLEITDQARALGTFEISIEPDADCCTLFTPRHPDTRVQSAQVAALEARLDIERLVTLGVESAEQEVFDFPVGAGPYPARGARSQPAAEPVSE